The sequence ACACCGCGGCGCGCACGGACGCCGAGGGGGCGTCTCCCTCCGATCGCGCCGGCACCTCCCGGGTCGGTTCCACCGATCGCTCCGGCGCGGGCTCCCTCGGCCGCGTCCACCGGGCCCCGAGCCCGCGTGGCGCGGCATGACCACCCAGCCGGCGACCCGGGGTGCGGCGAGGAACGGGCCCGCCACCGCACCCCGGGCCGTAATCGGTGTCGCTACAGGCGCCGGGCGTGCGATGCTCGGAAACGTGCAGACGCAGTCCCTCAGCCCCGAGTTCATCGGCCGCGACACCGAACTGGCCCGGCTTGTCGCCGCGCTGTCCGCCGCCGACGGCTGCGAGCCGCAGGCGGTGCTCATCGGCGGCGAGGCGGGCGTCGGCAAGACCCGGCTCACCGAGGAGTTCATGGCGGCGGCGCGTGCAGCGGGGGCCGTCACCGCCATCGGTGGCTGTGTGGAGATCGGCGCGGAGGGCCTGCCCTTCGCGCCGGTCTCGACCGCGCTGCGCCACCTCTACCGCACCCTCGGCACCGAGCTGACCAGCGCCGTGGCCGGCCAGGAGGCCGAACTCGCCCGGCTGCTGCCCGAACTGGGGGACAGCGGCGCCGGCCGCCGCGACCAGCACGACGAGGAGGGCCGGGTCCGGCTCTTCGAACTCACCGCCCGCCTGCTGGAGCGGCTGGGCGCCGACCGCACCCTCGTCGTGGTCGTCGAGGACCTGCACTGGGCCGACCGCTCCACCCGCGAACTGCTCTCCTACCTGTTCCGCTCGGTGCAGCGCGCCCGGTTGCTGATCGCCGCCACCTACCGCAGCGACGACATCCACCGCCGGCACCCGCTGCGGCCGTTCCTCGCCGAGACCGACCGGCTGCGTACCGTCGAGCGCATCGAGCTGAGCCGCTTCAGCCGCGACGAGGTGGGGCGCCAGCTCACCGCGATCCTCGCCGAGACCCCGGGCGAGGCGGTGGTCGACGACGTGTTCGCCCGCTCCGACGGCAACCCCTTCTTCGTCGAGGAACTGGCCTGCAGCATCCGCGGCGACTGCCTCAGCGGCATCAGCGACTCCCTGCGCGACCTGCTGCTGGTCCGCGTCGAGCAGCTGACCGAATCGGCCCAGCGGGTCGCGAAGTTCGTCGCCGAAGGCGGCAACGCCGTCGAGTACCGCCTGCTGGACGCCATCACCGGCCTGAGCGAGGACGACCTGCTCGACGCGCTGCGCACCGCCGTCGGCGCCAACATCCTGCTGCCCTCCGACGACGGCGACGGCTACCGCTTCCGCCACTCCCTGGTCCGCGAGGCGGTCGGCGACGACCTGCTGCCCGGCGAGCGCAGCCGGATCAACCGCCGCTACGCGGAGGCGATCGAAGCCGACCCGTCCCTGGTCCGGGCCGGCGAGCGCGCCGCCCGGCTGGCCAGCTTCTGGTACGCCGCACACGACCCGGCCAAGGCGCTGCCCGCCGTGCTGCGCGCCGCCGTCGAGGCCCGCGACCGGCGCGCCTACGCCGAGCAGTACCGCCTGCTGGAACGCGCCCTCGAACTGTGGGACACCGCGCCCGCCGAGGTCCGAGAAGCGCTGCGGCTGGCCGACTTCGTCGAGGCGTACGCCCCACTGGTCCGCGCCGAGTACACCTCGGCGGCCCGTACCGGCGACCCGGAACGGCCGATCCACTTCCTGGACCTGCTCGCCGAGATCACCGTCGCCGCCCGGCTCGGCGGCGAGCGCGAACGCGCCTACACGATGGCCAAGCGGGCGCTGCGGCTGATCGAGCTGGACGGTGCGCAGGACCCGCTGCGGGCCGCCTGGTTCTGGTCCCAGCGCTCCCGGCTGATCGAGGACCTGGGCCGCGGCGACGGCTGGGAGGAGCTGGGCAGGGCACAGGAGCTGGTCCGCGGGTTGCCGTCGTCGGCCGCGCACGCCGAGGTGCTGGCGCAGACCGCCGGCTGGATCATGATCCACAACCCCAGTGCCGCGGGCATCACCGCCGCCGAGCAGGCCGTCGAGTTCGCCCGGCGGGCCGGGACCCGCGACACCGAGTTCCAGGCACGGATCACCCTCGGCGTCCTCCAGGCCGACTGCGGCGACGTCGAAGGCGGCATCGCCGAGATGGAGGACGTGCTGGCACAGGTCGTCAAGTTGTCGCTGCCGAGCCTCATCGCCCGCGCGCACGGCAACCTCGCCTCCGTGCTCGAAGGCGCCGGCCGATCCGTGGACGCGCTGCGGGTGGCCCGCGCCGGGCAGACCCTCGCGGACTCCCAGATCTCCGGGCTGACCCGATCCTGGATGCTCCTCGACGAGGGCGAGTCGCTGCTCTCGCTCGGCCGCCTGGACGAGGCGGCGGCCTGCCTCACCGAGGCCAACCGGCTGGTCCCCAGCGCCTATCTGAAGGCGGGCGGCGAGCTGCTGTTCGGCTTCCTCGCCCTCATCACCGGCGACATCGACGCCGCCGCCGGGCACCTTGCCGCCGCCGCGGACGGGCTGCGCAGTGACAGCCAGCCGCAGCACCAACTGCCGCTGATGCTGCTCGGCATGCGAGTCGCGCTCGCCCAGGGCCGGACCGCCGACGCCGGCGCGGAACTGGCACGCGCGATCACGCACGGCTTCCCGCTCGGCTCGTCCCGGTTCGCCTGGCCGATCATGGTCACCGGCGCGCGCATCGACCCCGAGGCCGTACGCTCCGCCGCGGCGCAGCTGGCCCGGCCCACCTCGCTGAGCCGGGCCTACGCGGCACTGCTCGACGCCGAACTCGTGGGCGACGACACCGCGTTGTGGGCCGCGGCCGAGGATGCCTTCGCCGCCGAGGAGCGGCCGCTCGAACTGGCCCGGGTCCGGCTGTGCCGCGCCGAGGCCCTGCTCGCCGAGGGCGGAGCCGGCGCGCGCGACGAGGCCGGCCGCCTGCTCGGCCTCGCCACCGCCACCGCCACCGGGATCGGTGCGGTGCCGCTGGCCGGGCGGGTCGCCGAGCTCGCCCAGCGCGCGCGGCTGCGCACCGCCCCCGAGGACCCGGTCCGCACCCTCGGGCTCACCGCCCGCGAGCGCGATGTGCTGCGCCTGGT comes from Streptomyces sp. NBC_00448 and encodes:
- a CDS encoding helix-turn-helix transcriptional regulator, encoding MLGNVQTQSLSPEFIGRDTELARLVAALSAADGCEPQAVLIGGEAGVGKTRLTEEFMAAARAAGAVTAIGGCVEIGAEGLPFAPVSTALRHLYRTLGTELTSAVAGQEAELARLLPELGDSGAGRRDQHDEEGRVRLFELTARLLERLGADRTLVVVVEDLHWADRSTRELLSYLFRSVQRARLLIAATYRSDDIHRRHPLRPFLAETDRLRTVERIELSRFSRDEVGRQLTAILAETPGEAVVDDVFARSDGNPFFVEELACSIRGDCLSGISDSLRDLLLVRVEQLTESAQRVAKFVAEGGNAVEYRLLDAITGLSEDDLLDALRTAVGANILLPSDDGDGYRFRHSLVREAVGDDLLPGERSRINRRYAEAIEADPSLVRAGERAARLASFWYAAHDPAKALPAVLRAAVEARDRRAYAEQYRLLERALELWDTAPAEVREALRLADFVEAYAPLVRAEYTSAARTGDPERPIHFLDLLAEITVAARLGGERERAYTMAKRALRLIELDGAQDPLRAAWFWSQRSRLIEDLGRGDGWEELGRAQELVRGLPSSAAHAEVLAQTAGWIMIHNPSAAGITAAEQAVEFARRAGTRDTEFQARITLGVLQADCGDVEGGIAEMEDVLAQVVKLSLPSLIARAHGNLASVLEGAGRSVDALRVARAGQTLADSQISGLTRSWMLLDEGESLLSLGRLDEAAACLTEANRLVPSAYLKAGGELLFGFLALITGDIDAAAGHLAAAADGLRSDSQPQHQLPLMLLGMRVALAQGRTADAGAELARAITHGFPLGSSRFAWPIMVTGARIDPEAVRSAAAQLARPTSLSRAYAALLDAELVGDDTALWAAAEDAFAAEERPLELARVRLCRAEALLAEGGAGARDEAGRLLGLATATATGIGAVPLAGRVAELAQRARLRTAPEDPVRTLGLTARERDVLRLVADGRTNRQIAEELFISPKTASVHVSNILAKMSVSTRTEAAALTHRLQLFPKAR